In Cololabis saira isolate AMF1-May2022 chromosome 10, fColSai1.1, whole genome shotgun sequence, a single window of DNA contains:
- the LOC133452199 gene encoding small ribosomal subunit protein eS8-like: MCSGYPEATCISRDNWHKRRKTGGKRKPYHKKRKYELGRPPANTKIGPRRIHTVRVRGGNKKYRALRLDVGNFSWGSECCTRKTRIIDVVYNASNNELVRTKTLVKNCSLRHSSRTQEGSQAGISRDNWHKRRKTGGKRKPYHKRKYELGRPPANTKIGPRRIHTVRVRGGNKKYRALRLDVGNFSWGSECCTRKTRIIDVVYNASNNELVRTKTLVKNCILLIDSLPFRQWYEAHYATPLGRKKGAKLSPEEEEVLNKKRSKKTQKKYDERKKTAKISTLLEEQFQQGKLLACIASRPGQCGRADGYILEGKELEFYLRKIKAKKGK, encoded by the exons ATGTGCTCTGGATATCCTGAAGCTACAT GTATCTCAAGGGATAACTGGCATAAACGCCGCAAGACCGGTGGCAAACGCAAGCCCTACCACAAGAAGAGGAAGTATGAGCTCGGTCGTCCTCCTGCAAACACAAAG ATTGGACCTCGTCGTATCCACACGGTGAGGGTTCGTGGTGGGAACAAGAAGTACCGTGCTCTGAGGTTGGATGTTGGAAACTTCTCATGGGGCTCTGAGT GCTGCACACGCAAGACCAGGATCATCGATGTGGTCTACAATGCCTCCAACAACGAACTGGTCAGAACCAAGACCCTGGTGAAGAACT GCTCACTACGCCACTCCTCTCGGACGCAAGAAGGGAGCCAAGCTG GTATCTCAAGGGATAACTGGCACAAACGCCGCAAGACCGGTGGCAAACGCAAGCCCTACCACAAGAGGAAGTATGAGCTTGGTCGTCCTCCTGCAAACACAAAG ATTGGACCTCGTCGTATCCACACGGTGAGGGTTCGTGGTGGGAACAAGAAGTACCGTGCTCTGAGGTTGGATGTTGGAAACTTCTCATGGGGCTCTGAGT GCTGCACACGCAAGACCAGGATCATCGATGTGGTCTACAATGCCTCCAACAACGAGCTGGTCAGAACCAAGACCCTGGTGAAGAACTGCATCCTCCTTATCGACAGCCTTCCCTTCAGGCAGTGGTATGAGGCTCACTACGCCACTCCTCTGGGACGCAAGAAGGGAGCCAAGCTG AGTCCTGAGGAGGAAGAAGTCCTGAACAAGAAGAGGTCAAAGAAGACCCAGAAGAAGTATGACGAGCGCAAAAAGACTGCCAAGATCAGCACTCTCCTGGAGGAGCAGTTCCAGCAGGGAAAGCTTCTTG CGTGCATCGCCTCCAGACCTGGCCAGTGCGGCAGGGCAGACGGCTACATCCTGGAGGGCAAAGAGCTTGAGTTCTACCTGAGGAAGATCAAGGCCAAGAAAGGCAAATAG
- the acadm gene encoding medium-chain specific acyl-CoA dehydrogenase, mitochondrial, whose product MLVNKVFRAGLQSGIRLQSTNAAAAKAASSSHAGSLGFCFEMTDQQKEFQQLARRFAREEMVPVAAAYDKSGEYPFPVIKKAWELGLVNGHIPQEYGGMGLSIFDSCLITEELAYACTGMQTAMEANSLGQMPVIIAGSDAQKRKYLGRMTEEPLMCAYCVTEPGAGSDVAGLKTRAEKKGDDYVVNGQKMWITNGGKANWYFLLARTNPDPKCPTSKAFTGFIVDADTPGIQIGRKEMNMGQRCSDTRGITFEDVRIPKENVLIAEGAGFKIAMGAFDNTRPPVAAGATGLAQRALDEATSYALERKTFGKLIAEHQAVSFLLAEMAMKVELARMGYQRSAWEVDQGRKNTYYASIAKAFAGDIANQVATDAVQVFGGNGFNSEYPVEKLMRDAKIYQIYEGTAQIQRLIIAREHLGRAKK is encoded by the exons ATGCTGGTCAATAAG GTCTTCAGAGCCGGTCTGCAGTCTGGGATCCGGCTGCAGAGCACCAATGCTGCTGCTGCCAAAGCAGCTTCCAGCAGCCATGCAGGATCCCTTGGCTTCTGTTTCG AGATGACGGATCAGCAGAAGGAATTCCAACAGCTGGCAAGGAGATTTGCACGTGAAGAAATGGTGCCTGTTGCAGCTGCTTATGACAAGAGTGGTGAA TATCCATTCCCCGTCATCAAGAAGGCATGGGAGCTTGGTCTGGTGAACGGTCACATCCCACAGGAGTATG gtgGAATGGGCTTGTCAATCTTTGACAGCTGTCTCATCACAGAGGAGCTGGCTTACGCCTGCACGGGAATGCAGACCGCCATGGAGGCAAACTCGCTGGGG CAAATGCCTGTTATTATTGCTGGCAGTGACGCACAGAAGAGGAAGTATCTTGGGAGGATGACCGAGGAGCCTCTCATGTGT GCGTACTGTGTCACTGAGCCCGGGGCAGGTTCGGATGTGGCCGGCCTCAAGACTCGAGCTGAGAAGAAGGGTGATGACTACGTTGTGAACGGACAGAAGATGTGGATCACCAACGGAGGGAAAGCCAACTG GTACTTCCTTCTTGCTCGCACCAACCCTGATCCCAAATGTCCTACCAGCAAGGCTTTTACTGGCTTCATTGTGGATGCAGACACCCCAGGAATTCAAATAGGAAGGAAG GAGATGAACATGGGTCAGAGGTGCTCTGACACCAGAGGGATCACCTTTGAGGACGTGAGGATACCGAAGGAGAACGTCCTGATCGCAGAGGGAGCCGGCTTCAAAATCGCCATGGGAGCCTTCGACAACACCAGGCCACCA GTGGCAGCAGGAGCAACAGGCCTGGCTCAGAGGGCCCTCGATGAAGCCACCAGCTACGCCCTGGAGAGGAAGACCTTCGGGAAACTTATTGCCGAG CACCAGGCCGTGTCGTTCCTCCTGGCTGAAATGGCAATGAAGGTGGAACTGGCCAGGATGGGGTACCAGCGCTCTGCTTGGGAAGTGGATCAAGGCCGCAAAAACACCTACTATGCCTCCATCGCCAAGGCGTTCGCCGGAGACATCGCCAACCAGGTGGCCACCGACGCCGTCCAGGTCTTCGGAGGCAATGGCTTCAACAGCGAGTACCCAGTGGAGAAGCTGATGAGGGACGCAAAGATCTACCAG aTTTACGAAGGCACAGCTCAAATCCAAAGGCTCATTATTGCAAGAGAACACCTGGGAAGAGCCAAGAAATGA
- the LOC133452200 gene encoding small ribosomal subunit protein eS8-like, giving the protein MVTMLLDLLHSGISRDNWHKRCKTGGKRKPYHKKRKYELGRPPANTKIGPRRIHTVRVRGGNKKYRALRLDVGNFSWGSECCTRKTRIIDVVYNASNNELVRTKTLVKNCILLIDSLPFRQWYEAHYATPLGRKKGAKLVRQYVNFTVGEG; this is encoded by the exons ATGGTAACGATGCTG CTTGATCTTCTCCATTCAGGTATCTCAAGGGACAACTGGCACAAACGCTGCAAGACCGGTGGCAAACGCAAGCCCTACCACAAGAAGAGGAAGTATGAGCTCGGTCGTCCTCCTGCAAACACAAAG ATTGGACCTCGTCGTATCCACACGGTGAGGGTTCGTGGTGGGAACAAGAAGTACCGTGCTCTGAGGTTGGATGTTGGAAACTTCTCATGGGGCTCTGAGT GCTGCACACGCAAGACCAGGATCATCGATGTGGTCTACAATGCCTCCAACAACGAGCTGGTCAGAACCAAGACCCTGGTGAAGAACTGCATCCTCCTTATCGACAGCCTTCCCTTCAGGCAGTGGTATGAGGCTCACTACGCCACTCCTCTGGGACGCAAGAAGGGAGCCAAGCTGGTACGTCAATATGTGAACTTTACAGTTGGTGAAGGTTGA
- the rabggtb gene encoding geranylgeranyl transferase type-2 subunit beta, with protein sequence MYNCRKNSRRRRKGLQAKYVRMGSQVKDVVVKADAPASLLLDKHADYIAAYGAKRDDYEYTLSEYLRMSGIYWGLTVMDLMSQLHRMNREEIIDFIKACQHECGGISASIGHDPHLLYTLSAVQILCLYDSMDAINVDKVVDYVKGLQQEDGSFAGDKWGEIDTRFSFCAVATLSLLGKMDTINVDKAIEFILSCMNFDGGFGCRPGSESHAGQIYCCTGFLSLTGQLHQLNADLLGWWLCERQLPSGGLNGRPEKLPDVCYSWWVLASLKIIGRIHWIDKARLRTFILACQDEETGGFADRPGDMVDPFHTLFGVAGLSLLGEGQIKAVNPVLCMPEDVLQRIGLEPDLLS encoded by the exons ATGTATAACTGCCGTAAAAACtcgaggagaagaagaaaagggctCCAAGCAAAATATGTCAGAATG GGTTCTCAAGTGAAAGATGTCGTGGTCAAGGCGGACGCGCCCGCGTCGCTGCTGCTGGACAAACACGCAGATTACATCGCCGCCTACGGCGCCAAGAGGGACGACTAC GAGTACACTCTGTCCGAGTACCTGAGGATGAGCGGGATCTACTGGGGGCTGACGGTGATGGACCTGATGAGCCAGCTGCACAGAATGAACCGGGAGGAGATCATAGACTTCATCAAAGCCTGCCAGCACGAGTGTGGAGGCATCAGCGCCAGCATCGGACACGACCCGCACCTGCTCTACACCCTCAGTGCTGTCCAG ATCTTGTGCTTGTATGACAGCATGGACGCCATTAATGTGGACAAAGTGGTGGATTATGTCAAAGGACTTCAACAGGAAGATGGTTCTTTTGCAGGCGACAAATGGG GAGAAATCGATACCCGGTTTTCTTTCTGTGCTGTTGCTACACTCTCATTGCTG GGAAAGATGGACACGATAAATGTTGACAAGGCTATTGAGTTCATCTTGTCCTGTATGAACTTTGACGGGGGTTTTGGCTGCAGACCTGGTTCAGAGTCTCACGCTGGTCAG ATTTACTGCTGCACTGGCTTCTTGTCCCTAACTGGCCAGCTGCACCAGCTGAATGCCGACCTGCTTGGCTGGTGGCTCTGCGAGAGGCAGCTGCCGTCCGGAGGCCTCAATGGACGACCTGAGAAG CTTCCAGATGTGTGCTACTCATGGTGGGTTCTGGCATCACTTAAAATCATCGGCAGGATTCACTGGATCGACAAAGCCAGGCTGCGAACGTTTATTCTGGCCTGCCAAGATGAGGAGACGGGAGGTTTTGCTGATAGACCAGGAGATATG GTGGATCCTTTCCACACTCTGTTTGGAGTCGCAGGCCTCTCCCTCCTGGGTGAAGGACAAATCAAGGCAGTGAATCCCGTGCTGTGCATGCCTGAGGATGTCTTACAGAGGATCGGCCTTGAACCCGACCTCCTCAGCTAG